One Nicotiana sylvestris chromosome 12, ASM39365v2, whole genome shotgun sequence genomic window carries:
- the LOC104248571 gene encoding probable phospholipid hydroperoxide glutathione peroxidase → MASFAVFSPICPVFSQAKLNLNYKSSLFSSYKPTLSSTKSSFLQYGFSLPISNFSGSSLKSKVMGTISARAATEKTIHDFTVKDIDGKDVPLSKFKGKVLLIVNVASRCGLTTSNYTELSQVYEKYKTKGLEILAFPCNQFGAQEPGSNPEIKQFACTRFKAEFPIFDKVDVNGPNTAPVYQFLKSSAGGFLGDLVKWNFEKFLVDKNGKVVERYPPTTSPIQIEKDIQKLLAA, encoded by the exons ATGGCTTCTTTTGCAGTATTTTCACCAATATGCCCTGTTTTTTCTCAAGCCAAACTGAACCTTAACTATaaatcttctcttttttcttcttataAACCGACTTTAAGCTCTACTAAATCTTCATTTTTACAATATGGTTTCAGTTTACCAATCTCTAATTTTTCTGGGTCTTCATTAAAGTCCAAGGTTATGGGCACAATCTCTGCTAGAGCTGCTACTGAGAAAACTATTCATGACTTCACTGTTAAG GATATTGATGGGAAAGATGTCCCACTTAGCAAATTTAAGGGAAAGGTTCTTCTAATTGTCAATGTTGCTTCCAGATG TGGCTTGACGACATCAAATTACACAGAGCTCTCTCAGGTGTATGAGAAGTATAAAACTAAAG GACTTGAGATTCttgcttttccatgtaatcaatTTGGGGCTCAAGAGCCAGGATCTAATCCAGAGATTAAACAGTTTGCCTGCACTCGGTTTAAAGCTGAATTCCCAATATTTGACAAG GTCGATGTGAACGGTCCTAACACGGCACCAGTTTACCAGTTCCTAAAATCAAGTGCAGGAGGATTTTTAGGTGATCTGGTTAAGTGGAATTTTGAGAAGTTTCTTGTGGACAAAAATGGTAAAGTTGTTGAGAGGTACCCACCAACAACGTCACCTATCCAAATAGAG AAGGATATTCAGAAACTTTTGGCGGCATAA